From Xiphophorus couchianus chromosome 4, X_couchianus-1.0, whole genome shotgun sequence, a single genomic window includes:
- the tacr2 gene encoding substance-K receptor: MDAESLIKHFQRDPEATLMPLSATSDWLDDGNETTGNQFQQPDWQVALWAIAYSLIILVSITGNVTVIWIILAHRRMRTVTNYFIVNLAFSDASMATFNTLFNFVYALHNDWYFGLGYCRFQNFFPIMAMFSSIYSMAAISVDRYMAIIHPLKPRLSSTSTKVVIALIWIVAFSLAFPQCYYSVTTFYYPRTVCMVDWPDDYGGTHQLSYQFAVILLIYLLPLLVMLVTYSLVGRSLWGGHIPGEATEHYHSQITAKRKVVKMMVVVVVTFALCWLPYHVYFILGSFNRDIYKQHYIQQVYLAIFWLAMSSTMYNPIIYCCLNQRFRAGFRHAFAWCPLIKVSEEDKMELQYTHTFRVTVTRSRRSDTSHTHASIKASNANSEKDACLQRKKFPCSSQNSHVITKQDDSRPSPAKMVAHDL; the protein is encoded by the exons ATGGATGCCGAGAGTCTTATTAAACACTTCCAGCGAGACCCGGAGGCCACTTTAATGCCGCTGTCAGCCACCTCTGACTGGCTGGACGACGGAAACGAGACCACTGGGAACCAGTTCCAGCAGCCCGACTGGCAG gtGGCTCTGTGGGCCATCGCCTACTCCCTCATCATCCTGGTGTCCATCACCGGGAACGTCACTGTGATCTGGATCATCCTCGCTCACAGACGCATGAGGACCGTAACCAACTACTTCATCGTCAACCTGGCCTTTTCGGATGCCTCCATGGCAACGTTTAACACCCTCTTCAACTTCGTCTATGCACTTCACAACGACTGGTACTTCGGCCTGGGTTACTGCAGATTTCAGAACTTCTTCCCCATCATGGccatgttttcatcaatatacTCAATGGCTGCCATCTCAGTGGACAG GTACATGGCGATCATCCACCCGCTGAAGCCTCgcctctcctccacctccacaaAGGTGGTGATTGCCCTGATTTGGATTGTCGCCTTCTCGCTGGCTTTCCCTCAGTGCTACTACAGCGTAACGACATTTTACTACCCCAGGACGGTGTGCATGGTCGACTGGCCGGATGATTACGGAGGAACCCACCAGCTAAG TTACCAGTTTGCGGTGATATTGCTGATCTACTtgctccccctgctggtcatGTTGGTGACCTACAGTTTAGTGGGTCGCTCGCTGTGGGGCGGACACATCCCCGGAGAGGCGACCGAGCATTACCACAGCCAGATCACAGCCAAGAGGAAG GTGGTGAAGATGATGGTGGTTGTGGTGGTGACCTTTGCCCTCTGCTGGCTACCTTACCATGTCTATTTTATTCTGGGGTCGTTTAACAGAGACATATATAAGCAACATTACATTCAGCAG GTGTATCTGGCTATTTTCTGGCTGGCAATGAGTTCGACTATGTATAATCCAATAATTTACTGCTGTTTGAACCAAAG GTTTCGGGCCGGTTTCCGTCACGCTTTCGCTTGGTGTCCCCTCATCAAAGTGTCAGAGGAAGACAAGATGGAGCTGCAGTACACGCACACCTTCAGGGTCACGGTGACACGCAGCCGCCGCAGTGACACCTCACACACGCACGCCTCTATCAAAGCAAGCAACGCGAACTCAGAGAAAGACGCTTGCTTGCAGCGGAAAAAGTTTCCATGCAGCAGTCAAAACTCCCATGTGATTACGAAGCAGGACGACTCCAGACCCTCACCGGCTAAGATGGTGGCAcacgacctctga